A single window of Agromyces aureus DNA harbors:
- the recQ gene encoding DNA helicase RecQ, with translation MSRNPEPDPYDGVPWPLDEFEPPADEWVPPVDDGWAPPADDEFRSAQRSTPASTPAAATARVASARPGSVQAAPARFASAEEALHTVFGYDAFRGEQAEIIAQVADGGDAVVLMPTSGGKSLCYQIPSLLREGTGIVVSPLIALMHDQVDALQRNGVRAAYLNSSQQSFERAEVERAYLAGELDLLYIAPERLSSEPVKRFLQQGTVALFAIDEAHCVAQWGHDFRPDYLALSELSERWPDVPRIALTATATEATHREITTRLSLEDARHFVSSFDRPNIQYRIAPKSEVRKQLLEFVRSEGVDAEGTPVAGIVYALSRASTEKIAGFLAQNGVNALPYHAGLDAGVRRRTQERFLREDGVVVVATIAFGMGIDKPDVRFVAHVDLPKSVEGYYQETGRAGRDGLPATTWLAYGLQDVVQQRRMIDESPGDLAHRRRLASHLDAMLALCETVQCRRQNLLAYFGQPSEACGNCDTCLEPPVALDGTVPAQKFMSTIVRLERERRQRYGAGHLIDILRGKQTPRVGQYGHDTLATWGIGADVSEQQWRGIVRQLLAQGLLATHGEYGTLSVTDTGNEVLSGTRTVMLRAEPERAASRRGPKAASAAADLSPDDAELFEALRAWRGAEAREQGVPAYIVFGDATLRAVATERPRSVAGLDGISGIGVKKREAYGDALVAVVDAHLAR, from the coding sequence GTGAGCCGCAACCCCGAACCCGACCCCTACGACGGCGTGCCGTGGCCGCTCGACGAGTTCGAACCGCCGGCCGACGAGTGGGTTCCGCCCGTCGACGACGGGTGGGCGCCGCCGGCCGACGACGAGTTCCGGTCGGCGCAGCGTTCGACACCCGCCTCGACTCCTGCCGCGGCGACGGCGCGGGTCGCGTCGGCGCGACCCGGCTCGGTGCAGGCCGCGCCCGCGCGGTTCGCGAGCGCCGAGGAGGCGCTGCACACGGTGTTCGGCTACGACGCCTTCCGGGGCGAGCAGGCCGAGATCATCGCTCAGGTCGCCGACGGCGGCGACGCCGTCGTGCTCATGCCGACGAGTGGCGGCAAGAGCCTCTGCTACCAGATCCCGTCGCTGCTGCGCGAGGGAACCGGCATCGTCGTGTCGCCGCTCATCGCGCTCATGCACGACCAGGTCGACGCGCTGCAGCGCAACGGCGTCCGCGCGGCCTACCTCAATTCGAGCCAGCAGTCCTTCGAGCGTGCCGAGGTCGAGCGCGCCTACCTCGCGGGCGAGCTCGACCTGCTCTACATCGCGCCCGAGCGGCTGAGCTCCGAGCCGGTCAAGCGGTTCCTGCAGCAGGGCACGGTCGCGCTGTTCGCGATCGACGAGGCGCACTGCGTGGCCCAGTGGGGCCACGACTTCCGGCCCGACTACCTCGCGCTCTCCGAACTCAGCGAGCGTTGGCCCGACGTGCCTCGCATCGCGCTCACCGCGACCGCGACCGAGGCGACGCACCGCGAGATCACGACCCGCCTCTCGCTCGAAGACGCCCGGCACTTCGTGTCGAGCTTCGACCGGCCGAACATCCAGTACCGCATCGCGCCCAAGTCGGAGGTGCGCAAGCAGCTCCTCGAGTTCGTGCGCAGCGAGGGCGTCGACGCCGAAGGCACGCCGGTCGCGGGCATCGTCTACGCGCTGTCGCGCGCGAGCACCGAGAAGATCGCGGGCTTCCTCGCCCAGAACGGCGTCAACGCCCTGCCGTACCACGCCGGTCTCGACGCCGGCGTGCGCCGCCGCACACAAGAACGGTTCCTTCGCGAAGACGGCGTGGTCGTCGTGGCGACGATCGCGTTCGGCATGGGTATCGACAAGCCCGACGTGCGCTTCGTCGCCCACGTCGACCTGCCGAAGTCGGTCGAGGGCTACTACCAGGAGACGGGGCGTGCCGGCCGCGACGGCCTGCCCGCCACGACGTGGCTCGCCTACGGGCTGCAAGACGTGGTGCAGCAGCGCCGCATGATCGACGAGAGCCCCGGCGACCTCGCGCATCGGCGCCGTCTCGCGTCGCACCTCGACGCGATGCTCGCCCTGTGCGAGACCGTGCAGTGCCGCAGGCAGAACCTCCTCGCCTACTTCGGCCAGCCGAGCGAGGCATGCGGCAACTGCGACACCTGCCTCGAGCCGCCCGTCGCGCTCGACGGCACGGTGCCCGCGCAGAAGTTCATGTCGACGATCGTGCGACTCGAGCGTGAACGGCGTCAGCGTTACGGCGCGGGGCACCTCATCGACATCCTCCGCGGCAAGCAGACCCCGCGGGTCGGCCAGTACGGCCACGACACGCTCGCCACGTGGGGCATCGGCGCCGACGTGTCCGAGCAGCAGTGGCGCGGCATCGTGCGACAGCTGCTCGCGCAGGGGCTGCTCGCGACCCACGGCGAGTACGGCACGCTCTCGGTCACCGACACGGGCAACGAGGTGCTCTCGGGCACGCGCACCGTCATGCTCCGAGCCGAGCCCGAACGCGCCGCCTCGCGGCGGGGCCCGAAGGCCGCGTCGGCCGCAGCCGATCTCAGCCCCGACGATGCCGAACTGTTCGAGGCGCTGCGCGCCTGGCGCGGCGCCGAGGCCCGCGAGCAGGGCGTGCCCGCGTACATCGTGTTCGGCGATGCCACGCTGCGCGCGGTCGCGACCGAGCGACCCCGTTCGGTCGCCGGGCTCGACGGCATCTCGGGCATCGGCGTGAAGAAGCGCGAGGCCTACGGCGACGCGCTCGTCGCCGTCGTCGACGCGCACCTGGCGCGCTAG
- a CDS encoding copper resistance CopC family protein, whose protein sequence is MRARPGVGRRAGARGVLGAALLVAASALLVTVPAVSASAHNSVISTTPADGAVVTEQPGTVSLTTNDALLDLGTGAALLVQGPDDRYYGDGCATIDGATASSAVDLGEAGTYTVLWQVVSTDGHPISGEWTFEWQPAEGAVLATGTDAPACGGDATGSGKPDPSATGDASDQAEDGGADAAASGSTDLLWLGAGVVVVLVAGVATWLFVRRRG, encoded by the coding sequence ATGCGGGCCCGGCCCGGCGTCGGACGTCGTGCCGGCGCGCGCGGCGTGCTCGGCGCAGCGCTGCTCGTCGCGGCATCCGCTCTGCTGGTGACCGTGCCGGCGGTGTCGGCGTCGGCGCACAACTCCGTGATCTCGACGACGCCGGCCGACGGCGCGGTCGTGACCGAGCAGCCCGGCACGGTGTCGCTCACGACCAATGACGCGCTGCTCGACCTCGGAACCGGCGCGGCCCTGCTCGTGCAGGGTCCCGACGATCGGTACTACGGCGACGGCTGCGCCACGATCGACGGGGCGACGGCGTCCTCCGCGGTCGACCTCGGCGAGGCCGGCACGTACACCGTGCTCTGGCAGGTCGTCTCGACCGACGGCCACCCGATCTCGGGGGAGTGGACCTTCGAGTGGCAGCCGGCCGAGGGTGCGGTGCTCGCGACGGGCACCGATGCGCCCGCGTGCGGCGGCGACGCCACGGGCTCCGGTAAGCCGGATCCGTCGGCGACGGGCGACGCGTCCGACCAGGCGGAAGACGGCGGGGCGGATGCCGCGGCATCCGGCTCGACCGATCTGCTGTGGCTCGGGGCGGGCGTCGTCGTGGTGCTCGTCGCCGGCGTCGCGACCTGGCTGTTCGTGCGCCGCCGGGGCTGA
- a CDS encoding YcnI family protein produces MNFRTAAIASSALVGGALLALGAPLAASAHVTVTPTDTAAGSYSVLTFSVGHGCEGSPTTSLTFDIPDEIESVTPTVNPNWTIEKVADGERTSQVVYTAVTPLVDGYRDTIALQMPLPEDAAGKTLEFPVLQTCETGETNWNEPMVEGEAEPEHPAPSITVTEAVAGGHHGGAAEAGDAEGEEHEADAAADADSSDTVARVLGIGGLAVGVVGLVVAIAARRPRKDA; encoded by the coding sequence ATGAACTTCCGTACCGCCGCCATCGCCTCGTCCGCCCTCGTCGGAGGCGCGCTGCTCGCGCTCGGCGCGCCCCTGGCCGCGAGCGCCCACGTCACCGTGACGCCGACCGACACCGCCGCCGGCAGCTACAGCGTGCTGACCTTCTCGGTCGGACACGGCTGCGAGGGCTCCCCGACCACGAGCCTCACGTTCGACATCCCCGACGAGATCGAGTCGGTCACGCCCACCGTCAACCCGAACTGGACCATCGAGAAGGTCGCCGACGGCGAGCGCACGAGCCAGGTCGTCTACACGGCCGTCACGCCGCTCGTCGACGGCTACCGCGACACGATCGCGCTGCAGATGCCGCTGCCCGAGGACGCCGCGGGCAAGACCCTCGAGTTCCCCGTGCTGCAGACCTGCGAGACCGGTGAGACGAACTGGAACGAGCCCATGGTCGAGGGCGAGGCCGAGCCCGAGCACCCGGCGCCGAGCATCACGGTCACCGAGGCCGTCGCGGGCGGCCACCACGGCGGCGCGGCCGAGGCGGGCGACGCCGAGGGTGAGGAGCACGAGGCGGATGCCGCGGCCGACGCCGACTCGAGCGACACCGTCGCACGCGTGCTCGGCATCGGCGGCCTCGCGGTCGGCGTCGTCGGCCTCGTCGTCGCGATCGCGGCGCGTCGCCCCCGCAAGGACGCGTGA